The region GTCATAGACAAGGATTCTAAATCGATTGACAATAAACCGCGATACCCAGTCCGCGATTCTCCCACAACCTAGAATTGACTGTATGACTAGCAGAGCAACACAAAAATGCATTTTTATCTCCGGTGCTGGTCGTGGCATTGGCCGCAGCACGGCGGAAAAATTTTTGGCCCGCGGATACACCGTCGGAGTGTTCGATATCTCCGGCGACGAAAAGTGGGCTGAGCATCACAGAAATGCAATTGTCGGCAATCTCGACGTCACAGACCCCGGACAGTGGGAGGCGGCATTAGACCAGTTCGTGAGGGAAACCGGCCGACTTGACGTCCTCATCAACAATGCAGGAATTCTTTACGGAACCTCCTTCGAGGACGGATCCTTCGAGCAGGACAGCACCCTCGTCGACGTCAATGTGAAGGGTGTCCTCTTCGGCAGCCGCGCGGCCCTCCCGCATCTGAAGACCTCCAAGGGACAGCTGGTTAACATCTGCTCTGCTTCTGCCATCTACGGCACTCCAGATATGGCGACGTACTCCGCAACCAAATTCGCAGTGCGAGGCATCACCGAAGCTCTCGAGGTGGAATGGGAACCTTTCGGCATCGACGTCAAGGCTGTCTGGCCCCTATACGTTGCCACGGGAATGCTGGACGATGTTCGCACTGATGGGACGGATCGGATGGGTATTCGTCTCACTGCGGAAAAGGTCGCTGACGAAGTCGTTGCATGCGTGGATCATACGCAGGGTCGCATCACTAAGGTTCACTTTCCCGCTGGTTTGCAGGCAAAAGCGCTCTACTACGCATCAAGCGTCGGCGCCCCGTTCCTCAATCGTTTCATCAATGCGAAGCTGACTACGAAACGAAAGATTCGTCTGTAATTTCCCACGCGAGCCGACATCGCTGCCAGTGCCGGCTCCTACGGCGGTTCATCCCCCCCCCCAAGTCCCTCAAGTTTCCGTCTTGTTTCGCGCTCCTCCGCTTTCCGACGCAACCAGCGCCCAGGATTGTCGAAAGCGCCGGGATTGACGAACGTCAGGTTCGGCAAATCCGTCTTCCCACCTGTTGACCAAGATTGAATATGGTGCATGTCGCACATTGCCGCCGGTGTGGAACTCCCCGGTGCGGAGGACCGCCTTCTTCTCCCATCAGTGCTAGGCACTGGGAGAGGCTGCCGAGCCGCAGGAAGCGGCCGAAGTACAGAGTCTGACCTGCAATCCCCTGGCACCTGTAGAAAAGAGTTTTTGCGACGGTCTCGCGGATGGCCTCGCTGAGACTCATTCGAATCCCGGTATCGGTGACGGCTTTGCCTACGCCGGGGAAGCGTGAATTCGACTCCGGGTTTCAGAGACACTCCGGTCAGCGCAGCTACGTCCGCTATATGGGCGACTGTGACTAGCGTTGTCGCGCCGCGCGCCGGCTTCAAATCCCCTTTGGGGCAGAATCCCGGCGTGAAGTGCGGCTTCCAAAGCATCGTGAAACCGCTGGGTGGGACTGCGGTCATCATCCGTACTGCCCTCTAATAGACTGCCCGGGCAGGCATGGTCCGCCCGAAGCATCTTCAAAACCGCGGCGAGGCCAGGGGCCACCACCCCGGACAGCACACACATGCCGTCTGGCCCTTGGCCAGAAACTTTGAGAAATCTTTTCCGGGCCCTGTCAGCATCGGTGTACGGATCGTCGATACCGAGCATCCCCTTCAACCGGACTGGCAATTGCGCCAAGTCATCGACCCGAATCTTTTCGACCTGCTCTAATTAGGTCTACACCAGCCCCCAGAGAGCCCCGCGCCTATCACTGCCCCCCCCCTATAAGGCCACCTCAGAAGCGGTAAACCATCACATCGTGATCAGGGAAGGTCGAGCGCCCCACCCGATCAAAACCGGCCTTCACATAGGCCTTCGCCGCCCGCGGATTGCGATCGTCAACCGCGAGGCTCACCCCGGGGTAACCAAGTTCCCTCGCATGCTCCAAAAGCGCCCTGACCAGCACCTGCGACAGCCTCCGCCCTACCATTGCCGGCCGGATAGCGATCGCCACCTCAGGAATTGCATTGTCCACAAACCCATATCCCGGCTCTTTCGCATCAAAACAACGCAGCCATGCCGCCCCCACCGGCACGGCCCTCCGCAAGATATTTAGCCCCTCCGCTCCACTCTCCCCTTCTTCGTTTGCCGACGCCCCGGTTCTCGCCCCCGCGTACGCCCCGGCACGGAAGGCCTCCGAGCGATTGAACCCCGGCTCAAAGGGGTCGTTCCTTTTCACGTCCCCTTCGAGCGCTGCATAGTCGTCGTCGGAAAGCTCGGTTGCTTCGATAATGACCCCGCCCTGTTTCTCGTCCCACATGTCCACGTAGGCGCGGCGGGTGTCGCGGTAGTCGTCGCCCAGTGGCTGGGTTTCATCGCCGAAGGTCTCGGTGAGCTCGTCCATCCACTGGATAAAGCGGCGGTCGGTTTCGGTTGCAGGTCGGCAGCGGAAGTTCGTCATGGGTCCGGACTATACCCCGCGCCCGCTCAGAGGCACTCGCGCGTCCACCAACTTCGCCGCCGTAACCTCCACTGCTTCCGCCACACCTAGGCGCGGGCGTCGCCGTCCTCGTCATAGCCGACAACCTTCAACGACTCGCCATCGTCAGCGACGGTAACCTCGACGCGGTCGCCATCGCGGACATCACCGGCGAGCAGGCGACGGGCCAGTTCGTCGCCAATGGCCTTCTGAGTCAGGCGGCGCAGCGGGCGCGCACCGTAGGCCGGGTCGTAGCCGCGCTCGGCGAGCCAGTCCAGAGCCTCGTCGGCGACGTCCAGGACCAGTCGGCGTGCAGACAGCCGCTCGGCCAGGCCGCGAACCTGAATATCAACAATGCCTCGCAGCTGCTCGGCACTCAACGGATCGAAGACCACCACATCGTCCAGGCGGTTGATGAACTCCGGTTTGAAGGCCATCTTCACCGCGTCCATGATCTGCTCGTGAGTACCGCCGGCCCCCAGGTTCGAGGTCAGAATCAGAATCGTGTTGCGGAAGTCCACGGTACGCCCCTGGCCGTCGGTGAGTCGGCCCTCGTCCAGAACCTGCAGGAGCACGTCGAATACATCCGGGTGCGCCTTTTCAACCTCGTCGAAAAGCACGACCGTGTACGGGCGGCGACGAACAGCCTCGGTGAGCTGGCCGCCGGCGTCGTAGCCGACGTATCCGGGAGGGGCACCGATGAGGCGTGCGACGGAGTGCTTCTCGCCGTACTCGGACATATCGATGCGGACCATGGCGCGCTCGTCATCGAAGAGGAACTCCGCCAGCGCCTTCGCAAGCTCGGTCTTACCAACACCCGTCGGGCCGAGGAACAGGAAGGAACCGGTCGGACGGTTTGGGTCGGCAACACCGGCGCGCGAACGGCGCACCGCGTCGGACACCGCCTCGACGGCGTCGGTCTGCCCCACCACTCGGCGACCGAGTACTCGCTCCATGTCGAGCAGCTTCTCGGTTTCGCCCTGCATCATCTTACCGGCCGGGATTCCGGTCCAGGCGGAGACAACCTCGGCGACCTCCTGCGGAGTGACCTCCTCCTTCAACATGGAGTTTTCCTCCGCCTCGGAGACGGATTCCTCCGCAGCCTCGAGCTTCTTCTCCAGTTCCGGGATGCGCCCGTAGCGCAGCTCCGCCACGCGACCATAGTCACCCTCACGCTCGGCCTTCTCCGACTCAGTACGCAGAGCGTCGAGCTCCTCGCGGACCAGACGGACGTCGTCAATCGAGGACTTTTCGTTCTGCCAGCGAGTCTTGAGAGCGTTGAGCTTTTCGCGCTCGTCGGCAAGCTCCTCGCGGAGCTTCTCCAGGCGATCCTTGGATGCCTCGTCGGTCTCCTTCTCCAGGGCCATCTCCTCAATCTCGAGGCGGCGCACGATGCGCTCGGCGGAGTCAATCTCCTCCGGAGAGGAGTCGATTTCCATGCGCAGTCGCGATGCCGCCTCATCGACCAGGTCGATAGCCTTATCCGGAAGGAAGCGCGACGTAATGTAACGATCTGACAGCGTCGCCGCAGCAACCAGCGCCGAGTCTGTAATTCGGACACCGTGGTGAACCTCGTAGCGCTCCTTCAGGCCACGAAGAATACCGATGGCATCTTCCACGGAGGGCTCGCCAACAAAGACCTGCTGGAAACGTCGCTCCAGCGCGGCGTCCTTCTCGATGTACTTGCGGTACTCATCCAGCGTCGTCGCGCCGACCAGACGCAGCTCACCGCGGGCCAGCATCGGCTTAATCATGTTGCCGGCATCCATCGACCCGTCACCGGTGGCACCCGCGCCGACAATGGTGTGAATCTCGTCGATGAAGGTAATAATCTGCCCGTCGGACTCCTTAATCTCGTCCAACACGGCCTTCAATCGCTCCTCGAACTCGCCACGGTACTTCGCGCCCGCGACCATCGAGCCCAGATCCAGGCTCATCAGAGTCTTGCCTTTCAGGGACTCCGGAACGTCACCCGCAACGATGCGCCGGGCCAGCCCCTCCACAATCGCGGTCTTACCCACGCCCGGTTCACCGATGAGCACGGGGTTGTTCTTAGTACGGCGAGAAAGCACCTGCACAACGCGGCGAATCTCGGAATCGCGGCCGATAACCGGGTCAATCTTGCCCTCACGAGCGCGCGCGGTCAGGTCGGTGGCGTACTTCTCCAGCGCCTGGTACTGCTCCTCCGGATTCTCGCTAGTGACGCGCTTCGAACCACGAACGCTGGTCAGGGCACCCTTGAGTACCTCTGGGGTCGCCCCCGCGGACTGCAGCACCTGCGCCGCATCCGACTGCCCCGTCGCGACACCAATCAGCAAAATCTCGGTCGAAACAAACTCGTCTCCGAGCTCGCCCGCCAGCTCTTCCGCTGCATTCAGCGCGTTAATAGCGTCCCTATTAAACTGCGGGTTCGCCATATTAGCCCCGCTTGCCGACGGATACCCAGCCACGAGCTCCTTGGCACGGGTAGCGACTCCGGAGGGATT is a window of Corynebacterium lactis RW2-5 DNA encoding:
- a CDS encoding SDR family oxidoreductase gives rise to the protein MTSRATQKCIFISGAGRGIGRSTAEKFLARGYTVGVFDISGDEKWAEHHRNAIVGNLDVTDPGQWEAALDQFVRETGRLDVLINNAGILYGTSFEDGSFEQDSTLVDVNVKGVLFGSRAALPHLKTSKGQLVNICSASAIYGTPDMATYSATKFAVRGITEALEVEWEPFGIDVKAVWPLYVATGMLDDVRTDGTDRMGIRLTAEKVADEVVACVDHTQGRITKVHFPAGLQAKALYYASSVGAPFLNRFINAKLTTKRKIRL
- a CDS encoding DUF222 domain-containing protein, which produces MLGIDDPYTDADRARKRFLKVSGQGPDGMCVLSGVVAPGLAAVLKMLRADHACPGSLLEGSTDDDRSPTQRFHDALEAALHAGILPQRGFEAGARRDNASHSRPYSGRSCADRSVSETRSRIHASPA
- a CDS encoding GNAT family N-acetyltransferase is translated as MTNFRCRPATETDRRFIQWMDELTETFGDETQPLGDDYRDTRRAYVDMWDEKQGGVIIEATELSDDDYAALEGDVKRNDPFEPGFNRSEAFRAGAYAGARTGASANEEGESGAEGLNILRRAVPVGAAWLRCFDAKEPGYGFVDNAIPEVAIAIRPAMVGRRLSQVLVRALLEHARELGYPGVSLAVDDRNPRAAKAYVKAGFDRVGRSTFPDHDVMVYRF
- the clpB gene encoding ATP-dependent chaperone ClpB, which produces MSFTPTTKTGEVLQDALKSATGAGNPDIRPAHILVALLEQEEGIAAPLLEAAGVNPSGVATRAKELVAGYPSASGANMANPQFNRDAINALNAAEELAGELGDEFVSTEILLIGVATGQSDAAQVLQSAGATPEVLKGALTSVRGSKRVTSENPEEQYQALEKYATDLTARAREGKIDPVIGRDSEIRRVVQVLSRRTKNNPVLIGEPGVGKTAIVEGLARRIVAGDVPESLKGKTLMSLDLGSMVAGAKYRGEFEERLKAVLDEIKESDGQIITFIDEIHTIVGAGATGDGSMDAGNMIKPMLARGELRLVGATTLDEYRKYIEKDAALERRFQQVFVGEPSVEDAIGILRGLKERYEVHHGVRITDSALVAAATLSDRYITSRFLPDKAIDLVDEAASRLRMEIDSSPEEIDSAERIVRRLEIEEMALEKETDEASKDRLEKLREELADEREKLNALKTRWQNEKSSIDDVRLVREELDALRTESEKAEREGDYGRVAELRYGRIPELEKKLEAAEESVSEAEENSMLKEEVTPQEVAEVVSAWTGIPAGKMMQGETEKLLDMERVLGRRVVGQTDAVEAVSDAVRRSRAGVADPNRPTGSFLFLGPTGVGKTELAKALAEFLFDDERAMVRIDMSEYGEKHSVARLIGAPPGYVGYDAGGQLTEAVRRRPYTVVLFDEVEKAHPDVFDVLLQVLDEGRLTDGQGRTVDFRNTILILTSNLGAGGTHEQIMDAVKMAFKPEFINRLDDVVVFDPLSAEQLRGIVDIQVRGLAERLSARRLVLDVADEALDWLAERGYDPAYGARPLRRLTQKAIGDELARRLLAGDVRDGDRVEVTVADDGESLKVVGYDEDGDARA